AAGACTGGCGTACGTTATGTAAGACTTCTTTCGTCTGATCAGAAAGTGTACAGGCAATAAAATAATGGTTTTCCATAACAGACCTCCATCATTTGGTATTGGCTTCATTATAACGTTTTTTACTCGGCTGGACAGTCTAAATTGAATCCTTGCTGGTGAAAAGGTAGAATGAAAACACGTAATTGTCTTGAAAGGATGATAATCATGAAAGTTGTTAATAACATTGCAGAACTGATCGGGGATACTCCATTTGTAAAATTGAACCGTCTGCAGCCTGAAAAAGGCGCTAAGGTATACGCAAAGCTTGAGTATTACAATCCGAGTAAAAGTGTAAAAGACCGCGCTGCTTTTAATATGATTCTAGAAGCTGAAAAAGCAGGCTATCTAAAAGCAGGTTCTACGATTATTGAACCTACAAGCGGAAATACAGGTATCGGCATTGCCATGAACGCTTCAGCAAGAGGATACCGTTCAATCCTTGTGATGCCGGATACAATGACAGCCGAAAGAATCAACCTGTTAAAAGCATATGGTGCTGAAGTTGTACTGACGCCTGGTGATGAAAAAATGCCTGGTGCGATCAGAAAGGCAAATGAACTTTCAAAAGAAATTGAAGGCAGCTTTGTGCCGATGCAGTTTGAAAACTTTGCAAATCCTGATGCGCACAGAAAATCAACTGCACTTGAAATTATCCAGGCAGCTGATCAGCTGGGCATGCCGCTCAGCGCTTTTGTTGCGACTGCGGGAACTGGCGGTACGATTACAGGTACTGGTGAAGTGTTAAAAGAAAAATATAAAGATCTTCAGGTGCACGTCGTTGAACCTGCGGGATCTCCTGTCCTTTCTGGCGGAAAGCCAGGTAAACACAAGCTTGTGGGGACAAGCCCCGGGTTTATCCCTGATATTTTAAATCAGGAAGTGTATGATAAAATTCATAAAATTGAAGATGAACAGGCGTATGATATTACAAGACGTTTGGCGCGCGAGGAAGGTATTCTTGTAGGACCTTCATCCGGTGCAGCCTGCTATGCAGCACTTGAAGTTGCTAAGACACTGCCTGAGGATTCATTTGTCGTGTTTATTGCGTGCGATACAGGCGAGAGATACCTGTCTAGTGATGTTTTCAGATATGAGTAAGTTTTAACCTTCAAACGCAAAAACCCTCCAATTCCTACGGTGGAATTGGAGGGTTTTGTTATGATTGCTCATTGAAAAAATTAAAGTGTAATTGTCTCAGTCAGTGCACCACACTGCTTTTCAACTGCTTCTTCGAACGCTTCCTGCAATTTGCGCGTCCAGCTGCCTGGTGTGCCGCCAGCGATTTGCTGATCGTTCACTAATGTCAGTGGCATCACTTCAGCAGTTGTGCTTGCCATGAATACTTCTTCAGCATTGTATAACTCATCAAGTGTAAATGCTTTTTCTTCAACATTCAGTCCAATATTAGCACAAAGCTTAATGATTTCACGGCGCGTGATCCCATTTAGAATCAGATTGGTTGCAGGGTGTGTATACATCGTATCGTTCG
This region of Jeotgalibacillus malaysiensis genomic DNA includes:
- a CDS encoding cysteine synthase — its product is MKVVNNIAELIGDTPFVKLNRLQPEKGAKVYAKLEYYNPSKSVKDRAAFNMILEAEKAGYLKAGSTIIEPTSGNTGIGIAMNASARGYRSILVMPDTMTAERINLLKAYGAEVVLTPGDEKMPGAIRKANELSKEIEGSFVPMQFENFANPDAHRKSTALEIIQAADQLGMPLSAFVATAGTGGTITGTGEVLKEKYKDLQVHVVEPAGSPVLSGGKPGKHKLVGTSPGFIPDILNQEVYDKIHKIEDEQAYDITRRLAREEGILVGPSSGAACYAALEVAKTLPEDSFVVFIACDTGERYLSSDVFRYE